A window of Corallococcus macrosporus DSM 14697 contains these coding sequences:
- the glgB gene encoding 1,4-alpha-glucan branching protein GlgB, which produces MRKPADKAQVDAELQRVVELRHPEPHSVLGIHPDGDGVVIRAFRPDAVAIHVLPESGGRVAMNHRLGGIFEARINGKDQTFNYLLEVEYPGKRVFTLRDPYSFLPTLGEMDLYYAGEGRHERLWERMGAHLLHHNGVRGTSFAVWAPTAAGVSVVGDFNGWDGRLHAMRRMGSSGIWELFVPEVGEGTRYKFEIRPGHGGPNVLKADPFAFRTEVPPATASVVHDLARYSWGDAAWLEQRSQRPDVHHQPWSVYEVHLGSWRRVVEDGDRPMTYRELAPALAEYIKYTGFTHVELLPVAEHPYGGSWGYQVGGYYSPTARFGHPDDLRFFIDHLHQQGIGVLVDWVPGHFPRDLHALGQFDGTALYEHADPRKGAQPDWGTLVFNFGRNEVRNFLIANALFWIEEYHIDGLRVDAVASMLYLDYSRKQGEWIPNRWGGRENEEAIHFLRELNETVRRKHPGVVVIAEESTAWPKVSAPVSEGGLGFDFKWNMGWMHDTLSYFSKDPIYRQYHHNQLTFGLLYAFSEHFMLPLSHDEVVHGKGSLYGRMPGDPWQKRANLRALFAWMWAHPGKKLVFMGGEFGQPAEWNHDKSLDWHLTHDPGHHGILQLVADLNRIYKEMPALYDADSEPTGFQWLQPDAAADNVFAFVRRSRQPGRHVVCVANLSPAVRENYRVGLPLQGRYVELLNTDAEQYGGSNQGNQGQIHTEPTGWDGQPASAALTLPPLSVLWFTPG; this is translated from the coding sequence GTGAGGAAGCCAGCCGACAAGGCCCAGGTCGATGCGGAGCTTCAGCGCGTCGTGGAGCTGAGGCACCCCGAGCCCCACTCCGTCCTCGGCATCCACCCGGATGGAGACGGGGTGGTGATTCGCGCCTTCCGCCCGGACGCCGTGGCCATCCACGTGCTGCCGGAGTCCGGCGGCCGCGTCGCGATGAACCACCGGCTGGGCGGCATCTTCGAGGCCCGCATCAACGGCAAGGACCAGACGTTCAACTACCTGCTGGAGGTGGAGTACCCCGGCAAGCGCGTCTTCACCCTGCGCGACCCGTACAGCTTCCTCCCCACCCTGGGGGAGATGGACCTGTACTACGCCGGCGAGGGCCGCCACGAACGCCTCTGGGAGCGCATGGGCGCGCACCTGCTCCACCACAACGGCGTGCGCGGGACCTCGTTCGCGGTGTGGGCCCCCACCGCGGCCGGGGTGTCCGTGGTGGGCGACTTCAACGGCTGGGACGGCCGGCTGCACGCCATGCGCCGCATGGGCTCGTCCGGCATCTGGGAGCTCTTCGTCCCCGAGGTGGGTGAAGGCACCCGGTACAAGTTCGAAATCCGCCCGGGGCACGGCGGGCCCAACGTCCTCAAGGCGGACCCCTTCGCCTTCCGCACCGAGGTCCCCCCGGCCACCGCGTCCGTGGTGCACGACCTGGCGCGCTATTCGTGGGGCGACGCCGCCTGGCTGGAGCAGCGCTCGCAGCGGCCGGACGTGCATCACCAGCCGTGGAGCGTCTACGAGGTCCACCTGGGGAGCTGGCGCCGCGTGGTGGAGGACGGCGACCGGCCCATGACGTACCGCGAGCTGGCGCCCGCGCTGGCGGAGTACATCAAGTACACCGGCTTCACCCACGTGGAGCTGCTCCCCGTGGCCGAGCACCCCTACGGTGGCTCCTGGGGCTACCAGGTCGGTGGCTACTACTCCCCCACCGCGCGCTTCGGCCATCCGGACGACCTGCGCTTCTTCATCGACCACCTGCACCAGCAGGGCATCGGGGTGCTCGTGGACTGGGTGCCCGGACACTTCCCGCGCGACCTGCACGCGCTGGGGCAGTTCGACGGCACGGCGCTGTACGAGCACGCCGACCCGCGCAAGGGCGCCCAGCCGGACTGGGGCACGCTGGTCTTCAACTTCGGCCGCAATGAGGTGCGCAACTTCCTCATCGCCAACGCGCTGTTCTGGATCGAGGAGTACCACATCGACGGACTGCGCGTGGACGCCGTCGCCTCGATGCTCTACCTCGACTACAGCCGCAAGCAGGGCGAGTGGATTCCCAACCGCTGGGGCGGCCGTGAGAACGAAGAGGCCATCCACTTCCTGCGCGAGCTGAACGAGACGGTCCGCCGCAAGCACCCGGGCGTCGTGGTCATCGCCGAGGAGTCCACCGCGTGGCCCAAGGTGTCCGCGCCCGTGAGCGAAGGCGGCCTGGGCTTCGACTTCAAGTGGAACATGGGGTGGATGCACGACACGCTGTCGTATTTCTCCAAGGACCCCATCTACCGGCAGTACCACCACAACCAGCTCACCTTCGGGCTGCTGTATGCGTTCAGCGAGCACTTCATGCTGCCGCTGAGCCATGACGAGGTGGTGCACGGCAAGGGCAGCCTGTACGGCCGCATGCCCGGAGACCCGTGGCAGAAGCGCGCCAACCTGCGCGCCCTCTTCGCGTGGATGTGGGCGCACCCGGGCAAGAAGCTGGTCTTCATGGGCGGCGAGTTCGGCCAGCCCGCGGAGTGGAACCACGACAAGAGCCTGGACTGGCACCTGACGCACGACCCGGGCCACCACGGCATCCTCCAGTTGGTGGCGGACCTCAACCGAATCTACAAGGAGATGCCCGCGCTCTACGACGCGGACAGCGAGCCCACGGGCTTCCAGTGGCTCCAGCCGGACGCGGCGGCGGACAACGTCTTCGCCTTCGTGCGGCGCTCGCGTCAGCCGGGGCGGCACGTGGTGTGCGTCGCCAACCTGTCGCCCGCGGTCCGTGAGAACTACCGCGTGGGCCTCCCGCTCCAGGGCCGCTACGTGGAGCTGCTCAACACGGATGCCGAGCAGTACGGCGGCTCCAACCAGGGCAACCAGGGGCAGATTCACACCGAGCCCACGGGCTGGGACGGACAGCCCGCGTCGGCCGCCCTCACCCTGCCCCCGCTCTCCGTGCTGTGGTTCACGCCAGGCTGA
- a CDS encoding maltokinase N-terminal cap-like domain-containing protein → MTTLDLTKLPDYLKHQRWFSGKAWPIKHVTVMDHATIEAGGCAFSLAVVEVVYELGSPERYLLPVQPSTDGVRDALENDACMRGLFDLIRTGGHVASAAGRVEGEWIAGQEGLLALPSPLSVRRLQVEQSNTSVVLGEQVILKIIRKLEAGVNPEHEVGRFLATRTSFRATPSLLGALHLEGTAGATLAVAHRFVPDATDGWKYTLDRLREERAVGERFLSEMRDLGMRVGELHLAFASASDEDPAFAPEPLLQEDLQRWSASIVGELGVTLADASRQTPDLERGRETLIEHAKRLAQVTPSGQKIRIHGDLHLGQVLRAQGQWLIFDFEGEPARSFTARREKYSALRDVAGMIRSFDYAEATVALEGGTPHDRAGAIREAFVDGYRQVTRGAAFLPSDEGAFDVMLRAFELEKLLYEVRYELQNRPDWVRIPVQALLRMEAAQ, encoded by the coding sequence AGCGGCAAGGCGTGGCCCATCAAGCACGTCACGGTGATGGACCACGCCACCATCGAAGCCGGCGGCTGCGCGTTCAGCCTCGCCGTGGTGGAGGTCGTCTACGAGCTGGGCAGCCCGGAGCGCTACCTGCTCCCCGTCCAGCCCTCCACGGACGGCGTGCGGGACGCGCTGGAGAACGACGCGTGCATGCGCGGCCTCTTCGACCTCATCCGGACCGGCGGCCACGTGGCGTCCGCGGCCGGGCGCGTGGAAGGTGAGTGGATCGCCGGCCAGGAAGGACTGCTCGCCCTCCCCTCCCCGCTGAGCGTGCGGCGGCTCCAGGTGGAGCAGAGCAACACCTCCGTGGTGCTGGGTGAGCAGGTCATCCTGAAGATCATCCGGAAGCTGGAAGCCGGGGTGAATCCCGAGCACGAGGTGGGGCGCTTCCTCGCCACCAGGACGTCGTTCCGCGCCACGCCCTCCCTGTTGGGCGCGCTGCACCTGGAGGGCACGGCGGGCGCGACGCTCGCGGTGGCCCACCGCTTCGTGCCGGACGCGACGGACGGCTGGAAGTACACGCTGGACCGGCTGCGGGAGGAGCGCGCCGTGGGGGAGCGCTTCCTCTCGGAGATGCGCGACCTGGGCATGCGCGTGGGCGAGCTCCACCTCGCCTTCGCCTCCGCGTCGGATGAGGACCCGGCCTTCGCGCCGGAGCCGCTGCTCCAGGAGGACCTCCAGCGCTGGAGCGCCTCCATCGTCGGCGAGCTGGGCGTGACGCTGGCGGACGCCAGCCGGCAGACGCCGGACCTGGAGCGCGGCCGTGAAACCCTGATTGAACACGCGAAGCGGCTGGCGCAGGTGACGCCCTCCGGCCAGAAGATCCGCATCCACGGTGACCTGCACCTGGGACAGGTGCTGCGCGCCCAGGGACAGTGGCTCATCTTCGACTTCGAGGGCGAGCCCGCCCGCTCCTTCACCGCGCGCCGGGAGAAGTACAGCGCCCTGCGCGACGTGGCGGGGATGATCCGCTCGTTCGACTACGCGGAGGCCACGGTGGCGCTGGAGGGAGGCACCCCGCATGACCGCGCCGGCGCCATCCGCGAGGCCTTCGTGGACGGCTACCGGCAGGTCACGCGCGGCGCGGCCTTCCTGCCCTCCGACGAGGGCGCCTTCGACGTCATGCTGCGTGCGTTCGAGTTGGAGAAGTTGCTCTACGAGGTGCGGTACGAACTGCAGAACCGGCCCGACTGGGTGCGCATCCCCGTCCAGGCCCTCTTGCGCATGGAGGCAGCCCAGTGA